From Nitrospirota bacterium, the proteins below share one genomic window:
- a CDS encoding metallophosphoesterase, whose amino-acid sequence MSVFYLSSGLLVYGFLIEPYVVTVKNIDIHSERLANVLKGYKVVQISDLHISKYGRREKKVVKVLRNIDPDIVFFTGDAIEWGADFKPVLQFFRNVPAKIGVWAVLGNSDYSNAKEMCLLCHEPNSKSLLKKKRVRFLRNTNEVIKIKRTDGSLQPLKLAIIGVDDFVTGRADLKSSIRQIPREVPKILLSHSPDLFVEASRSGIDLLLAGHTHGGQIFIVAILGGVISSLGIHDLKYTTGLYNKGKTVMYVNSGIGTSIIPVRIGVPPQIAILNFK is encoded by the coding sequence ATGTCTGTATTTTATTTGTCTTCAGGATTATTGGTTTACGGGTTTTTAATTGAGCCGTATGTTGTTACTGTTAAAAATATTGATATTCATTCTGAAAGACTGGCAAACGTGCTAAAAGGTTATAAAGTTGTACAAATCTCAGATTTACATATATCAAAGTATGGTAGAAGAGAAAAGAAAGTTGTTAAAGTTTTAAGAAACATTGATCCTGACATTGTCTTTTTTACAGGAGATGCGATTGAATGGGGAGCAGATTTCAAGCCAGTATTGCAATTTTTTAGGAATGTTCCTGCTAAAATTGGTGTCTGGGCTGTTTTGGGTAACTCCGACTATTCAAATGCTAAGGAGATGTGCTTGCTTTGCCACGAGCCTAACTCAAAAAGTTTGCTTAAAAAAAAGCGTGTAAGATTTCTTAGAAATACAAACGAAGTGATAAAAATCAAAAGAACAGATGGTTCATTGCAACCTTTAAAGCTTGCTATTATTGGAGTTGACGACTTTGTTACTGGAAGAGCTGATCTCAAATCCTCAATCAGACAAATCCCTCGGGAAGTTCCAAAGATTCTGCTGTCTCATTCTCCGGACCTTTTTGTGGAAGCATCAAGAAGTGGTATCGATCTCTTGCTCGCTGGACACACACACGGAGGTCAAATTTTTATTGTAGCTATTTTAGGGGGAGTTATAAGCAGTTTAGGTATACATGATTTGAAATATACTACGGGGTTATATAATAAGGGCAAAACTGTCATGTATGTTAACTCTGGGATAGGTACTAGTATTATACCGGTTAGAATAGGTGTGCCTCCACAGATTGCAATTTTGAATTTTAAGTAG
- a CDS encoding glycosyltransferase family 2 protein, which translates to MDIRENKVSVLIPCRNEVEAIETCLKNVFSFESPEGGFEVIIIDGMSDDGTREIISEKMKDYPDLILIDNPERTIPHAMNLGIRKARGEYIIRTDVRCIHPENYLCELIELSEQSKADNVGAVLEPEGKTYVQKSIATAYKSPLSMGSALRDRGDFTGETDAVYGGCFKKERLLEIGMYDEEMIKNEDDELSFRLRENGGKVIQTGRVKVKYFPRKNFLHLFKQFMQYGYWKVPVLKKHPTQASLRHLAPTSLVLGFLVLSFAAIFNKYARVGTGLYVISYFLILCLESIRLSYKKDLKLFPLIAFSMAIIHIGYGVGFLIGVLCSLFNVKPKWFETLTR; encoded by the coding sequence ATGGATATTAGAGAAAACAAGGTTTCGGTTTTAATCCCTTGCAGAAATGAAGTTGAAGCCATAGAGACTTGTCTGAAAAATGTTTTTAGTTTTGAGTCTCCTGAAGGCGGGTTTGAGGTGATTATTATTGACGGGATGAGTGATGATGGAACTCGTGAAATCATATCAGAAAAAATGAAAGACTATCCTGACCTTATCTTGATTGATAATCCTGAAAGGACAATCCCTCACGCCATGAACCTTGGTATTCGGAAAGCAAGGGGGGAATACATTATTAGAACAGACGTAAGGTGTATTCACCCAGAAAATTATCTTTGCGAGCTTATTGAGTTGAGTGAGCAGAGTAAAGCTGATAACGTAGGTGCTGTATTAGAACCGGAAGGTAAAACATATGTTCAGAAAAGCATTGCAACTGCATATAAAAGCCCATTGTCAATGGGTAGCGCATTACGAGATAGAGGAGACTTTACAGGGGAGACTGATGCTGTATATGGAGGCTGTTTTAAAAAGGAACGTTTGTTAGAAATTGGCATGTATGATGAGGAAATGATTAAAAATGAGGACGATGAGCTATCTTTCAGATTGAGAGAGAACGGCGGGAAGGTTATTCAAACCGGTAGAGTTAAAGTCAAGTACTTTCCAAGGAAAAATTTTCTGCACCTTTTTAAGCAATTCATGCAATACGGCTATTGGAAGGTCCCTGTCTTAAAAAAGCATCCAACTCAGGCTTCTTTGAGGCATTTAGCTCCAACTTCATTAGTGTTAGGTTTTTTAGTATTGTCTTTTGCGGCGATATTTAATAAATACGCAAGAGTTGGAACAGGATTATACGTTATAAGCTATTTCCTGATTTTATGCTTGGAGTCCATCAGGCTTTCATATAAAAAAGACCTGAAGTTGTTTCCCTTAATTGCTTTTTCTATGGCGATTATACATATAGGTTATGGGGTTGGTTTCTTGATAGGTGTATTGTGTTCATTATTTAATGTAAAACCAAAGTGGTTTGAAACCTTAACCAGATAA